In Juglans microcarpa x Juglans regia isolate MS1-56 chromosome 7D, Jm3101_v1.0, whole genome shotgun sequence, the following are encoded in one genomic region:
- the LOC121239946 gene encoding LOW QUALITY PROTEIN: receptor-like serine/threonine-protein kinase NCRK (The sequence of the model RefSeq protein was modified relative to this genomic sequence to represent the inferred CDS: inserted 1 base in 1 codon), with translation MKLQTEVAIAYLISFIWILQIHCDELSNTSSRNKWTCKCSSYHGNQTYAVKSNCSTACDCIPDAGGSGSTWTCTCTADGFPKLVSDNVDRNCFTACNCTSGTLSTAQVSKKHISSKVVVIILLLCAILTTFAFLASAMCYVYRRDKFSSDKEKNCDSATNLISLRTSSALQSKFSIDIPTNPFSGCFQKTSLLLRSKTGNTHGTIIQFSYSQLESATRKFSNSNLIGVGGSSYVYRGQLRNGRIVAIKRLKXSGGPDSESLFSTEIELLSRLHHCHVVPLLGYCSESMGKNAERLLVFEYMPNGNLRESLDEGSGREMDWATRVAIAIGAARGLEYLHEAAAPRILHCDVKSTNILLDDNWRAKITDLGMAKFLRADGLPSCSNSPAKMQGTFGYFAPEYAIVGKASPKSDVFSFGVVLLELISGRQPIYKLSRNREESLVIWATPRLQDSRRVITELADHSLNGNFPEEEMQIMAYLAKECLLLNPDDRPTMGEIVQILSTIAPDKSRRRNLPVYLYQRSSPHRIRSESFTQRHTNQMKKRPVPSSKRCSLQLSGPIDGEETRPTPSSKESTPCSPAVEVDSIVCVGDDSNEADHTSPEHIESLILETSNSSSWHPSDDEVDLTEPRFESFRMANIKTP, from the exons ATGAACTTTCTAATACTTCTAGCAGAAACAAATGGACATGTAAATGTTCTTCATACCATGGAAATCAGACTTATGCTGTTAAATCCAACTGTTCCACAGCCTGTGATTGCATTCCAG ATGCTGGAGGAAGTGGAAGCACATGGACGTGTACATGCACTGCTGATGGGTTTCCTAAGTTAGTTTCTGACAATGTTGATAGAAACTGTTTTACAGCTTGCAACTGCACGTCTG GAACTCTCAGCACGGCACAAGTCTCAAAAAAGCACATTTCAAGCAAAGTTGTTGTGATTATTCTATTACTGTGTGCCATTCTCACAACTTTTGCATTTCTTGCCTCTGCCATGTGCTATGTCTATCGAAGGGACAAGTTCTCATCagacaaggaaaaaaattgcGATAGTGCTACCAACTTAATAAGTCTTAGGACTTCTTCAGCACTACAGAGCAAATTTTCTATAGATATTCCCACAAATCCTTTTTCAG GATGCTTTCAGAAGACTTCTTTGTTACTTAGAAGCAAAACAGGGAATACACATGGAACCATCAtccaattttcatattctcaattgGAAAGTGCAACCAGAAAGTTCTCGAACTCTAATCTTATTGGAGTTGGAGGAAGCAGCTATGTTTATCGTGGTCAGCTCAGAAATGGCAGAATTGTGGCAATTAAGCGGCTAA ACTCAGGGGGACCAGATTCAGAATCTCTATTTTCAACGGAG ATTGAACTATTATCCAGACTTCATCATTGTCATGTGGTGCCTTTGCTTGGCTACTGCTCAGAATCCATGGGAAAAAATGCTGAGAGGCTTCTGGTATTTGAGTACATGCCTAATGGTAATTTGAGAGAGAGTTTGGATGAGGGCTCGGGTAGAGAAATGGATTGGGCTACTCGAGTTGCGATTGCAATTGGAGCTGCAAGAGGCTTGGAATATCTTCATGAAGCAGCTGCTCCTAGGATTCTGCATTGTGATGTCAAATCAACAAACATTCTCCTGGATGATAATTGGAGAGCAAAA ATAACTGATCTTGGTATGGCTAAATTCTTAAGAGCTGACGGTCTCCCCAGCTGCTCCAATTCTCCAGCAAAAATGCAGGGGACTTTTGGCTATTTTGCACCAGAGTATGCTATTGTCGGAAAAGCCTCACCCAAGTCAGACGTTTTCAGTTTTGGGGTCGTTCTTCTTGAGCTTATTAGTGGTCGGCAACCCATCTATAAATTGAGCCGCAACAGAGAAGAAAGCCTTGTCATTTGG GCTACCCCTCGTTTACAGGATAGCAGGCGAGTAATTACGGAGTTGGCTGATCACAGTTTAAATGGGAATTTCCCTGAAGAAGAAATGCAGATAATGGCTTACCTAGCAAAGGAGTGCCTGCTTTTGAATCCTGATGATCGACCGACCATGGGTGAGATCGTTCAAATCCTTTCAACAATTGCACCTGATAAATCCCGAAGGAGAAACCTTCCTGTATATCTTTACCAG AGGTCATCCCCTCATAGGATAAGGAGTGAATCCTTCACTCAAAGACATACCAATCAAATGAAGAAGAGGCCAGTCCCATCCAGTAAACGGTGTTCACTGCAGTTGTCAGGTCCTATTGATGGTGAGGAGACAAGGCCAACCCCATCAAGTAAGGAATCAACTCCATGTTCCCCAGCGGTAGAAGTTGATAGTATTGTGTGTGTTGGAGACGATAGCAATGAAGCAGATCATACTTCGCCCGAGCATATAGAGAGCCTGATCCTCGAGACTTCGAACAGTTCAAGTTGGCATCCCTCCGATGATGAAGTGGACTTAACTGAGCCACGGTTTGAATCATTTCGGATGGCCAATATTAAGACCCCTTGA